The sequence GGCTGACAGACCAATCTGGTGGCCGGCTTACAGGTTCTCCTGGATTTAAAAGAGCCGCTGACTGGGCAGTACAGGAATTTAAAAAATGGCATGTGAGCTATGCCGGCACTGAATCCTGGGGCCCTTTCGGTATTCAATGGGAGGCTGAGAGCTTTAGCCTGGATGCCGTCACTCCTTATTATTTTCCGATACATGCTTATCCGGTGCCATGGTCACCCGCCGCCGATCACCTGCAGGGAGAGGTGACTACCATCACTCGTGAGCAATCACTGGACGCTGACTGGTTACAAAATCACGCTGCCCAATTCAAAGATAAATTCATACTGATCGAAAGCACCCCTGTAGATACCCATAAGAATTTTGGGGTGGCCGCTACCAGGCATGATCAGGCAGCACTGGACACTTTGAAAGATACCTACATGATATCGTCGGAGGAGATGAAACACATTCAAGTGTATCTTCATAACCTGCCCGTGTGTAGAAAGGCATTAAAACAGGCAGGGGCGATCGGTATCATTGCGGCAAGAGGAAACAGTCATAATGGTGTAGTGATGAACCAGGCCACTTATGGATTTAGAAAAAATAACCCCATGGTACTGCCTGAAGTAGATATCGCCAATGAAGATGCACAACGCATAAGCCGATTAAAAAAGGTGGTGCTGAAAATGAACCTACAGGTAAAAGCTTCTACAGAAGAAGTACCCGGTATGAATGTGATTGCAGAGCTAAAAGGGTCTAACCCACAATTGAACTCACAAGTCGTGATGCTGGGCGCCCACCTCGATAGCTGGACAGCCGCCACTGGTGCCACTGATAACGCTGCCGGTTGTGTTGTCATGATGGAAGCCCTGCGACTACTGGATTCACTAAAACTCAAACCCGGCAGAACGATCAGAGTCGCATTATGGGGAGGGGAAGAACAGGGCCTGCATGGCTCATTTAACTATGTCACCAATCATTTCAGGGAAAAGAAAACCAGACAAATAAAACCATCACAGTCAAACATTTCCGTCTACTTTAACCTGGACAACGGCACGGGCAGGATCAGAGGAATTTTCGCCCAAAACAACACCGCCGTCGTACCCATCTTCAAAAAATGGTTCGCGCCATTCGATACTCTAGGTGCCAATACTATTACTCTCCACAACACCGGATCCACCGATCACCTGTCTTTTGACTGGGCAGGAATTCCCGCCTTTCAATTCATTCAGGACCCTGTAGATTATAACAGCAAAACCCATCATACAAACCTGGACGACTATGATCATTTACAAATAGAAGACTTGAAACAAGCCGCCGTCATCATTGCCTGCTTCGCTTACCAGGCCAGCATCAGAGATGAAAAACTTCCTGCTAAAGCCATTGATAATACGCCTTTTATCTTCGACGGATTTTAATAAATTTTTGTTAAAATGAGATGCATGGGCACACAACTAAAAATTTAGTTTATTTTTGATTTGATAACCTAGAGGTACAAGTGTAGACGGATTAACCCATGCATCAAAATTTTACAAATGAAAGCAGGACCTATACTCCTTCTTCTTTGTTTGTGCTCATGTTACCTGTATGCCCAGCAGCCTTATGCCGTGAAAGGGAGTTTGACCGATTCAGCTGCTGGAATAAAGATTACTGATGCCACGATCAGCGTACTCAGAGCAAAGGACTCCACCCTTTGCAAGTTCATCTGGAATAACTCCAGTCACAATTTTTCTGTACCACTTAAAGAAAGTGGCCAGTTTATTTTGCTAGTATCCTACCCGGGATATGCAGACTACACCGCAGAGTTTAGCCTGGATTCAACTAAACCTGTGTACGATTTTCAGGGTATCAACATGCTCCTGAGGTCGAGACTATTAACGGAAGTACTGATCCAGGGCAAGAAAGCGGAGATGAAGATCAAAGGCGATACCACCGAGTATGACGCCTCTGCCTTTCACGTAGAGCCGAATGCAAAAGTAGAAGACCTGCTCCGGCAATTTCCGGGGATAGAAGTAGACAAAGATGGAAAGATCACCGCCCAGGGCAAAACCGTCAATAAGGTACTCGTGGATGGTGAAGAATTCTTCGGTGACGACCCTACTCTCGTGACGAAAAACATTCGTGCCGATATGGTAGACAAAGTACAGGTCTACGAGCGATCCAGCGACCAGGCAAACTTCACGGGGATTGATGATGGTAAGAAAGAGAAAACCATCAACATCAAACTCAAGGAAGACAAAAAGAACGGTTACTTCGGCAAGGTCGAAGCCTCTGGCGGTACAGATAATTTCTATACCGGTAAGCTAATGTTCAATGCATTCAAAGGCAAAGAACGATTCTCCGCTTATGGCATATTAGACAACACCGGCCATTTTGGTATGGATTGGGGTGAAAGCAGCAAGTATGGCATGAGTAACTACAACTTCAACTTTGGAGACGATGGCAGCATCCGCATCTCCGGGGAGACCAACGATGAGCTGGAAAGCTACAATGGTGAATACTATGGAGAAGGCCTGCCCACCGCGAAAAACGGCGGTGTGCACTACGACAATAAATTCAATAATGACAAGACTACCGTCAATGTCAATTATAGAATAGGGTCTCTGGCGGTAGATGGAAACAAGCGTGTAATTACACAAAACACATTGCCTTCTTCCTACATCAATACCACCTCTGATCAGCAATTCCATAATTATCTCTTCCGCCATAAAGGTAATGGCCGCTTTGAATTCAAACTGGACACCACCAGTACCCTCGTGGTGAATGCCGCCGGTGGTTCAAGGAACAGTTCAGTCGATAACGAGTATAATACTACCAGCCTGCGCCAGGATAGTACGCTGCTCAATACTAACAGCAGGGCAGTGCATTCTAAAACGGATGAAACCACCTTTAATGCCGGCATCTTATTCAATAAGCAATTGAAAAAGAAAGGCAGAAAATTCTCCATGGGTATCAGTGAAGGTTATACCCGTAATAATGGAAATGAGTTCCTGAAATCTGCTATTAATTACTATAATGAAAAGGAAGGACTGGATAGTAGTGTGGTCAACGATCAGAACAGGGTACAGCATAGCGACAACAATACTTTGACCGCTAATGCAACCTTCAATGAACCACTGTCAGACAAAGCACAACTTGCGTTCTCCTACGACTTTGTGCTGACCAATGCCAACAGTAACCTGAACACGTACAAAAAATCTGACTCCGATAAGTACGATGTACTGGATAGCCTGTATAGCAACGATTTCAAAATTGACAACGTCTCTCATCAGGGTGGCGCGATGTTTATTTACAAGGCGACTAAGTTCAGACTCAGTGCAGGTTCCAAGGTATCCAATGTATCGTTCGAACAACTGAACCGCTATGACAACAGCACCTTCAAACGGAACTTTGTCAATATCAATCCACAAGTCTACCTGACGTATACATTCAGTCAGTCAAAGTCTATGACCTTTAACGTAACCAGGAGAACGCAATTGCCCACAGTGACACAATTGCAACCTGTGAGAATTAACACCGATCCACTGAATATACACCTGGGCAATCCTGACCTGGATCCGTCTTATAGCGATGATATTTACTGGAATTACAATTCCTATAAAGCGATTACGCAGCAATACATGTACCTGAATGCGAACTTCTCGCTCAAGCATAATTCGATTGTATCGAATGTAGTAACAGATTCTGCCGGCGCCAGTACTTATCAATATGCAAATATTAAGAAGAATGGCTACAATGGAGGTATCTGGGCGATGCGTGATTTCAAAACCAATTGGTGGGGCATGAGCCTTGCAACGATGTTGTCTGCCAATACCAATGTGTCTTATAACATGGTGAATAATGTACTGAACAAATCGACGTCCTACACTATTTCGCCAGAGCTCACCCTTAGAAAGAATGCTGACAAAAAGGGTTACTTCGAAGTTAACGCCCGGCCAAATTATACCATTCAGAAGTCATCGCTATTGCCCAGCCTGAATAGTAATGGATTGGGATTCGATGCGGGTGCCGAGTTCCGGGTGTTCCTTCCAAAAAATTTCGAGTTTTATTCCAGAACGAATTTTACTTATTCTCCAAAAACCAAATCGTTTAATACAGATCTGAAGAGAACGATCTGGAATATGGAAGTAAGCCGGAAATTCCTGAAGGAAAAACAACTGAGAGTAGCGGCTTCGGTGAATGACCTGCTGAATCAGAATTCTGGTTTTAACAGAAATGTATCAGGTAGTCAGATTACACAGAATACCTACAGCACGATCAGAAGATATTTCATGTTCACCATCACCTGGGACTTCAATAAAATGGGTGGTGCAAAACCTAAATCATGAGAACGCTCTATATACTGATTGCTGTATGCTTATTGGGTATACAGTCATTGACAGCCCAACAGCGCTTTCCATCCAGCGGTACGATTACTTTTGAGAAAACGATCAATATGCATGCGTATATCAACAAACGCATTAAAGAAAGACCGGATGATGGTATGTCGAAACAATTTTTTGAATCGTGGCGTAATTCCAATCCTCAGTTCAAAAGGCTCAATGCAAAACTGAGTTTTGCTGCCAACCGAACTTTATTTACACCTATGCCAGATCCGGGGGCACAGGATTTTATGTCGAATTCACCAGGGGTCTATCAGGCGAACCTGATCTATACAGATTTGACTACAGGCTTGTATACCTGCCAGAAACAGGTGTATGGCGACAATATGCTGATCAATGACACAGCACGGGCCATACAATGGAAAATCACCAGCGAAACGAGGGAGATAGCCGGCTATCAGTGCCGGAGAGCAAATGCCATTGTGATGGACTCGATTTATGTGGTGGCGTTTTATACAGATCAGATAC is a genomic window of Chitinophaga sp. LS1 containing:
- a CDS encoding M20/M25/M40 family metallo-hydrolase, which produces MKILWLSLIAIACHQNCLAQDAIDPAIVQKIMQAEFADSHIPQLAQGLTDQSGGRLTGSPGFKRAADWAVQEFKKWHVSYAGTESWGPFGIQWEAESFSLDAVTPYYFPIHAYPVPWSPAADHLQGEVTTITREQSLDADWLQNHAAQFKDKFILIESTPVDTHKNFGVAATRHDQAALDTLKDTYMISSEEMKHIQVYLHNLPVCRKALKQAGAIGIIAARGNSHNGVVMNQATYGFRKNNPMVLPEVDIANEDAQRISRLKKVVLKMNLQVKASTEEVPGMNVIAELKGSNPQLNSQVVMLGAHLDSWTAATGATDNAAGCVVMMEALRLLDSLKLKPGRTIRVALWGGEEQGLHGSFNYVTNHFREKKTRQIKPSQSNISVYFNLDNGTGRIRGIFAQNNTAVVPIFKKWFAPFDTLGANTITLHNTGSTDHLSFDWAGIPAFQFIQDPVDYNSKTHHTNLDDYDHLQIEDLKQAAVIIACFAYQASIRDEKLPAKAIDNTPFIFDGF
- a CDS encoding outer membrane beta-barrel family protein gives rise to the protein MKAGPILLLLCLCSCYLYAQQPYAVKGSLTDSAAGIKITDATISVLRAKDSTLCKFIWNNSSHNFSVPLKESGQFILLVSYPGYADYTAEFSLDSTKPVYDFQGINMLLRSRLLTEVLIQGKKAEMKIKGDTTEYDASAFHVEPNAKVEDLLRQFPGIEVDKDGKITAQGKTVNKVLVDGEEFFGDDPTLVTKNIRADMVDKVQVYERSSDQANFTGIDDGKKEKTINIKLKEDKKNGYFGKVEASGGTDNFYTGKLMFNAFKGKERFSAYGILDNTGHFGMDWGESSKYGMSNYNFNFGDDGSIRISGETNDELESYNGEYYGEGLPTAKNGGVHYDNKFNNDKTTVNVNYRIGSLAVDGNKRVITQNTLPSSYINTTSDQQFHNYLFRHKGNGRFEFKLDTTSTLVVNAAGGSRNSSVDNEYNTTSLRQDSTLLNTNSRAVHSKTDETTFNAGILFNKQLKKKGRKFSMGISEGYTRNNGNEFLKSAINYYNEKEGLDSSVVNDQNRVQHSDNNTLTANATFNEPLSDKAQLAFSYDFVLTNANSNLNTYKKSDSDKYDVLDSLYSNDFKIDNVSHQGGAMFIYKATKFRLSAGSKVSNVSFEQLNRYDNSTFKRNFVNINPQVYLTYTFSQSKSMTFNVTRRTQLPTVTQLQPVRINTDPLNIHLGNPDLDPSYSDDIYWNYNSYKAITQQYMYLNANFSLKHNSIVSNVVTDSAGASTYQYANIKKNGYNGGIWAMRDFKTNWWGMSLATMLSANTNVSYNMVNNVLNKSTSYTISPELTLRKNADKKGYFEVNARPNYTIQKSSLLPSLNSNGLGFDAGAEFRVFLPKNFEFYSRTNFTYSPKTKSFNTDLKRTIWNMEVSRKFLKEKQLRVAASVNDLLNQNSGFNRNVSGSQITQNTYSTIRRYFMFTITWDFNKMGGAKPKS
- a CDS encoding GLPGLI family protein, with translation MRTLYILIAVCLLGIQSLTAQQRFPSSGTITFEKTINMHAYINKRIKERPDDGMSKQFFESWRNSNPQFKRLNAKLSFAANRTLFTPMPDPGAQDFMSNSPGVYQANLIYTDLTTGLYTCQKQVYGDNMLINDTARAIQWKITSETREIAGYQCRRANAIVMDSIYVVAFYTDQIHVSGGPESFTGLPGMILGIALPHDNVTWFATNVDLTSVPATSIVPPKKGMPVTAAGMKEKIKSVWGNNGGSYIWWLLL